Within the Arachis duranensis cultivar V14167 chromosome 10, aradu.V14167.gnm2.J7QH, whole genome shotgun sequence genome, the region TCTTGTTGGTCCCTTCATTTTAAAAGTATTCTGGTAAGACTGGAATCAGAAAATAAGAGGAAACtgtataaattttgtttattcttATCATCTCTCCTCACACAATCCACTAACAACATGCCAACTGAATTTCCCTCCTCCACTCTGTAGCTTCTATTCTGACCTTTCTGTTATTTCAGTATGGTACTGATTTCAATTGAACTTAAGCTGGCTCAATACTCCTTTCATGTATAAAACAATTCTGCCTTAATAATGGCTTTGTATCAAGTATACACATGACTTCATATCCCATTTGTCATTTTCAAagtttgcatttgaattttgtgtcAATGGTTTATATATTTCTCTCTCAGAAATAGTATCCAAATGCAGTCTAAGCGAGTAGATGGCATGTTAGTCATATTCCAATATTTACTGTGTGAACTTGGAATTATTTTCGAAGTAGGCCCATTGAGAAGTTATCATGTGTGTGAATGGAGTTATCAAAGGCATTTTCTAGTCTTCCATATATCTATAATTTCCTTCAGTGTTCTTCTCTCTAGTCCTCCATTTTCTAGTGATACTGCTGAGTTTAAAGAAACTTGTGGAAATAATTTCAGGTTCTTGCTGCTAATGTTGTATCTTTGGTATGGAACGTTATTCTCTCATTTAAGGCACACAAAGAAGTTGTTACAAAATAGGTAAGTTTAATATTCAGTGAATGCAAAGGACCTAAATGTAACTGCCTTTATTATACTTAGGAgctcaaaattcaaatgcatatGAGCATGACTGCGTGAATGTTACTGTAAACAAGCATGTTCCATAAACTCGAATTTAGAACGTTTGTAATCTGATTATTGCCATATTCAATGCTAGATTTACAACGTACTACCTCAATCATAggatttgtttatttattcattttcctAAGATGGTGCACTTTtatattaagaattaattttaacaaaccaaaaatatttctatcaCTAATTGTGTGCTAATGTgatattttaaaacttttattaaattgtaatttatttatctacttaattaaattttagtaatgtgaaatattatttatatcactcaataataataataataataataataataataataataataataataataatagtttcaCTTTATATTGAATTACTTTCTAAATAAagatttcaattaattttacatTTCATCAAAAAATACTTTCTTAGTAAATGCTTTCttattataagaaaaaataattaaaacatgattttgttattgtttgtgctttaaatttaattattatgattatgGACAATTTTAAACTGTAAATTAtcatttgtatatttatttttgtatgtatTGGGAGAATAGTTTGATATATGTGGGGATCATTCCAATTCGAGGTGACAAAATAATTCAACTCCGTGCAATTGACGGATGAGGAAGGAACTACCTAAGTTATCCATAccatataatatattataagaTGCCAAAATATGAGACAATTGttgttaataattataattatagtaaTCATTACTAACATGGCTAATTTGGCAGTTTGGCTATCGGGTTTACATGTTTGATAACAAAATTAAACTGTGTGAGAACTGAGAACCCATGATTGATGCTCTTTTCAAGTATCATTAATTGTTATgtgaagaaaaaatgagggCAATTTacctttttaaataaattgatcattaatattatcaaaatacaTATTTTGTAAAGtggatattaaaatatattttttttataaactataTAAACTGCGATAGGAGTGTCACGGGTTACGTtgaaaaaaatacatttcaTTTCAGTATTTACTTTACAAAATATGTATTTTGGTAATATTGATGGTGAATTTATTTAAAAGGATAAATTACCCGAAAAATGACATAAGAATGAATTATTACTATTACCATCTTATACTGCCATCTTGACGAAAGGAAGTATTGTAACTTCCATGCGTTTTCCTTTCTAgaatatatttgataaaaaacaagaaacaaaatagaTGACAAAATGCACTTTTGTTAAATTTCTGCCGACTTTTTATACGTTATAAACATTTCCTGGaaattttccaagaaactgATCCGCCGGCAAAACttatgtagtttttttttttggtgaagaAAACTTATGTAGTTATGTGAGAACTACTGCTATGTTTTTTATTCtcatattatttgtatattatattGAATGCAtgtttcagaaaaaaaaaacaataattttggaaaaagtaataaaaatattaaactcaCTCTGAATATTCTTTAAGATTATGTTTGATTTTGTCTTTTAGGCAGCATACAAAAGCTAGCGAAACTAGaaatataatagaataaaatattaagtaAATGGCTAGAACCAGTTTCTGTCTCTAagacaacaaaagaaaatgtttatttatcttaatcTTCGTTAACAAATAGGTTTTTAAGAAAACACATatttttatacacaaatatatgataactaattttgatatactaataatattttttttagataacaCCTGGCTTATATATATCAATATTTATATCTAAATACATGGTTAAGAATAAGGTAAAAATTCAcataagttatttttatataaaattaataattaaaaaattattaaataataatttaatcaaactaTTTAAATCATCTAATCATATTTAACTACAAACTTTATATGAAAATAACTTTCTCCGAGTTTTCACTTaagaataaataagaatttactcTTATGTAGACGGCCATAAGAGTTCAACTTAGGCCGAATAATTAGCTAGTAGCTacaagatatatatatttttcacacTCACTCAAACTCACCTTAAGAAACGTTCCTCAAATCAATATATATTTCCAGGTTTTCTAACACTCAAGACTCTCACACACACCTTAAAAGTGAAGAAACCTTCGTCTCATAAACACAGTATACAAAAATGTGTAACTTATGTTCTCGTCTTTCTCTTTTTATCACTGCCATGGCCACAACCGCCACTAATAACACTGATGAAAATTATGATGTGTTCCTTAGCTTTGGTGGCGACACTCGCTACAATTTTTCTAGTCACCTTCTTGGGGCAATCAAAAGGCAACATGTTAATGCCTACGTTGATTTCAATCTGGAAAGAGGCAGTGAGATCTCATCGGCACTTGTTTCCGCAATCCGAAAAGCCCCGGTTGCGGTTGTCATTCTAACGGACCACACAGCTTCGTCCAAGTGGTGCTTGGACGAAGCTACGGAGATAATGGAATGCAAGAGGACAAGAAATCAGATTGTGCTTCCAATATTTTATCATCTGGACCCCTCTGATGTTAGGAATCAAAGTGGATGTTATGGTGTGGCTTTTGAAGagcatatgaaaaagaaggactGCATTGAAAAAGTTCCAACATGGAGGGAGGCCTTGAAACAAATGGCCAACCTGTCAGGCTGGCACTGCCTCGCTAACATGTAagtattaagtttttttttttttaaagataggaAGATTTGAACTCACGACTTTTAGGTGAGTATAGAAATATTATGTCATTTAAACGATGTAAGtattaagtttttaaaaatatttgataataaaaatatttgataatattttaatattgtttaatattttcattgtttacttatacttttcttaaaatgaacaaccaccaattaaataaaaacacactATACCTCCAATTTaacattctaaattttaatattaaaataatcatccgtacactaataaaatgaacattcaatatatctattatttatattgtttaatattttcattgtttacctatacttttcctaaaaAAAACTTTGCTAGGTAGAAATGATTTTTGTGAACAATGATCtctaaaattgactcaataaaataaaaacacactacACTCCAACTTACCCgcttaaatcttaatattagaataattatctGCACATCTAGTAAATTGAACATTCGATATATCcattgtttatattatttaatattttcattgtttagctatattttttctaaaaatagtcaaaaataaaataagttttggttgtattttttttcactcTAACACTattgttaaatttatttgaCTACTAACTTATAGATTTTGGTTATTACTTGCGATAATAGTGAAATAATTTGAATGTTTGACTATAATTTTTATGTGAATTTTACCgaactttttataaaataatatataatttattttccgTGATATTTTAATCTTATTACTAACTATATTAGTAAATTGAGttgtttaattaatatttaactatAATAAAATCAGTTTTGACTAATTTATTGATCAAAATAAAtcattgaataatttttaaaagtattaacaAACAAATCCTTCTCCATCTCCCTCTCCCAAATCTTTATCTCCGTCGTTGAACAaaacaattaaacaaaaaagaagaaaactctTAATGAGTTCTTTCTTCTACTAGTTCAGGTTCAATATCTCCCTTCTTCTCATGGTTTTCACTCCATTTTAAGGGAGAGAGTATATAATCAGATTTGgtggaaaataaaatttttttgtgcaatAATAAAGAAGATTTAGAATACGGGTTTTGTTTattaatgtttttaaaaattatataatgatctattttgacaataaattaattacaatGCAAATTGACTCTATGatgattaaaatttgaattctgaTTAAATTTAAGCAACTCAAGTTATTAGTATAGttaaaaaccaaattaaaatatcaactaattaaaatttgacacatcataaaaaataaattatatattatttttatatcaaaacaaTATGTCATGTGAATAGTCATAAAAGTTTTTTCATGttaaaataatagttaaaatgtaaatatattatattaaataattcagTTAAATACCGTTTAATGATTTCCTGGACAACCTTTATTGGAAGCTAAGAGATTATTAAGTGATTAATCACtgtaatatttatatatgtgtaaccattttatttaacaatataattaatatgaataagttaGAATTAGCGTACAGTtaacatgaaaaaaataatctagCCACTAATTGtcaagaaaatatttgattatgtTACATTActagtaaatcaaaataaaattggcTTTAAAATGTCAAACTATATGTAAGATTCacatttcatattattttaccattcaaactaaagatcaaataTTTTTTCCGGTAAAGATTAAAATCGTAATATGGACTTTCAAGGTAAATTATACCATAATTTTGAAGTTAAGAAATAAACATTAGTAACTCTTATTTTGATAATGATACTTGTTTTtaagtcaaaaaaaaaaaacagttctttttaaattcatacaaataaacaataaaaaatatcttcctGACCAATATTTTGGGTTCATATTTCCTTATGTTGGGTCCATGTGACAGGAATGAATATGAACTGGTTGAGAATATTGCTGAAGATGTGAGAAAGATAGTCCACAGTAACTGTTTGAATGTAAACAGAGCAAAAGACGAATTTGAAAGACAAAAGGACATGCTTCGACAGCTCTACAAGAAAAATCAAATAACTTCGGATCAAACTTTACATGTATGGGAGATGGCAAAAATTGCCAACTTGACCAAGTAAGTTATAATTTACTAATTTGTTCTATATAATCAGAAGGATAAAGTATTATTTCGATTCTCAACGTTTCGGTCGAAtattaatttggttttaaacatTTCAAACGTTCTATTTTAATCTCAAAAATTTTCTAACGTCATATTTCaatcctaaaaaaattttaagtgggTTTAATATTGTCCTACTATTAAATTTGACACAAACAATTTACATTGAAAAACTAATAGTATTCGATTTCAATATATAAGTAAAATTAATCTATTAACGATcactaatatataaattttttctttgattttgaagtgctaatgattgattgttatgatTTAgagttttatataaaaaaatttgaggaaAAAGTGTTACAAGAAGGTTTTGGTTATGTTTTTCTATCACATGGAAGAAGATATAACCTAACTAATGAcgttattaatttatatgtcaCTCATTCTGATCAAATtgtaaaagaatagaaaaagaaaaaaattattgattgttgattaattgaattgtattaaattataaattatgaaggtaaaactaaatatatatagagcattggcctaagaaaaataaaaacaaataaagataagataagaacaaTTAacgataagataaaataataaagactaaaattgtaACTGAATTTATATATTCTGTTAGGTTGAATTTGTGGGTTACGAGACTTCTTTATTATTGTCCTGTGTTAAGGTGAAAGAATATTTTAATACATTTCGTTAACTATTAGTGTCAATTTTAAGGATAGAATAATGTTAaacctatttaaaattttttacaacaGAAATAAAACGATTAAAACGCTAGggaccaaattaaaatttagccTAATTGTTGAGAatcaaaataatactttatcctAATAAGAATTGAAGAGAGATTTAATGCataataaattttctttgttcttaaaatattttttttatcatacataatttatataaaaattgtatATTTAACTATGtctaagatttaaatttaagaCTTCTTTATACCTAATTCAATATTTCAACTTGTGTTTTTCCtctttagaatttagaattttctttGGTCATTTTTTACTTGTTGATGTAAATCAAATTTGCAATTTTTAAGCAGGGACATTGGAAAGGCTTCAAAGCTGAGTGAAGAGATCAAGAAGGTCATTGAAGAGGGAAAAACTAGTAGGAAAGTGATGTTAGTCCAAAATAAATAAGCATTTTTGTATGAGAAATTCTTATATAAGCTTGTACTCTCATTTGAGGGTAGGGGATTAATTGGCACATTGATTACATTTACAATTATCTGTgaaatactttttcataatTTCTTTGTGTTTAGAGTAAATTGACTAAATTCTCAATTCAATTCTTATACATTTTCGATtctaaaaaagaaagagatattGCAATATATATGGATACTATAaaatgcattgatctttttgttAAACTATTTCGTCcaacaataattaaataaattctgaatgaatataaacaaatttttattttattttttttgaacagaaacaaatttttgttaaacaaaTCTCttatttattccattttttttttggatctggaactcttatttattttcgttAAAACATTATCTAACGACTATCAACGTCAACTTTACTTGAAATTAACTACACGTCTACACCTGAATTTCTACAACTATTAATCATATTTGttctttgtattattatttactataataattaattatttttattttgcatatGAAAACTGCTTTATTGTTATGTTTAATTGTTTATAAGcctaaagaaaatgaaaaagaggaGTGCTAGTTAACAAATTTTGTGTAGctataaattagttattattaatatttttaattataaaattatatttaataatataagattgttcattttttttttgattaaaTACcgacaaattttaataaaaataccgACGTCTAAACTTTCTATACAGAAAAAAACTGCcgctaaaaagaaaagaaatggtgGCAATAACAAGATTGACGTCATGACAGTTAGTTCTAACTTCTAACGCGATATCGTGCTGGATCAGCCCGGTTTCGTTATTACGAAACTACCCCTCTGCCATTTTCATCTACCTTCCTCCCCGGCATTGCTCTCACCATTGTTTCACAAACcaaaagaagaaacaagatACGAAGGCTTTGTATCGTCCGAAATGTCGGTGAGTTTCAAACTTTTTCTCAGATCTGCTTCGTTTCGTGGCACATTTTCCCTTTCAATTTTATGTACCAGTAATTTTGCTTAACATTGCTCGTTGAACTTTTCAGATCCTATATGGATCTCTTCTCTTGTTGTTATATTTGTTTGCGGTGCattgtgttgtttgtgcttggaatttggatgcagagaaaacagaaaagaCGTAAGAAAATCGATGTGATTTTGTTGTATGGGAATGAGGAACTAAAAATGTTGTAATAACTTGCAATGTCTTTGTTAATTATCCTTCAAAAAACTGTGTTAAACCGTTTGAtatacacttttttttcttttgaatatgTAAGTGCTACTTTGGATCTTAAATGTTCACCAGTGACATGTTCGGTTTGTTTGCAAGTTTCAAAGAGGATAGAACATTGAAGGGAGTATTTACTGCAATGGTTGAGTATAGGCAACTCTATTGTTAGTAAGTTTTAGCAGTAGGGATTAGTCTGGCAATCCTAGGATCGTAGTAGCTAGAATCTCGAGTTAGCTCTTAAAATCTTTTGATATTAGGATTTTCAATGAGTCAACCGATTCTACAAAATTTCAACTCGATCGAACGATTTTTTCGTATTTAACACACATAATTATTCTTTCCAAAAATGTGGTTCTAAACCTGCTGTTGTTTTGTGATTCCTTCTGGGTATCTCACATCTATTGGTGGTACATGATTGTTCTTCTCTCATTGAAATTATTCATTTTGAGGACTTTTTATTTGGGCAATGCTCACTAGTGGTTGTAATTTGTAAagtcatgaaattgcattagttAAATTAATGATGAATGATGACAAGGCCTCATGCAAAAGGGACATTCTGTTGCTGATATTGTGTCTTGGTAACTTGAGATAAAATTTCCTCTTGGCTTCATGACTCTTGTTCTGTTGCTTTGTCTTCTGAGCTGATAAAGCTTGTTTTCTGTTTGACTAGATTGTGCTACATTATATCCATTTGAGCATGTAATGTTTCTTTAGCTCCTAATTTTTGTGGAGCATCGTCCTAAAagtatttcaatttaaaatttcacatgCAGGCCCCTGTGGACCATACCAATGAAAAAGTTGAAGCGGTTCCCTCCTCTACATCTCCACATAATTGGAGTCCTCATTTTTCAAACGTGAGTACGAAATTTTCACATAGCAATTTTGTTAGCATCAAAATTGTAGAATACATAATCTTGTATCAAATAGCAGTTTTGTTTTGCAAATTGTATTTCTGGTCATTATAATATTGGTTTCTTAGGGTAATCCTTGCAAACATTTCCTGTTTATGCCCCACTATCCTTTTATATTTTGGCTGTGCCAATTTTTTTGTTGGATTTCAATTATCCCTTGTTGCAGTAATTTCCAAGTTCACTCCATTTTGCCTTATTACAGGTACGAACAGTTAAGGTTAGCAACATATCACTAACTACTAGCACAAAGGATATAGGAGAATTCTTCTCATTTTCAGGTGAAATTCAATATATAGAGATGCAAAGGTGAGAGTACTTCTAATGCAGAATTTTGTTCATTTCTTATGATTTTCAATGTTTAAACTTGTCCACTAAGTGTCACTCTTACCTTTGATGATCACTGCAGGGAAAATGATCATACCCAGGTTGCTTATGTTACCTTTATGGAGACACAGGGAGCAGAAACAGCAGTTCTCTTGACGGTATGTTTATATCAAAATGACTTTCATATTGAAAACATAACAATACATTTCATAATTACGTTTATGTGCGAGTTGAACCATTTCCCAATTAATACTTTCCTATTTAATCACTAAAGCTcatgaaagataagataagatacgATAAAATGAAACAGGTACTTGTAATTGATTTTCTTTGCCTAAATCATGCACTTATTCTCCTGTTTCTAGTATAGGGTTCCAAGATTGGTGATCTATATGTCACAATCACACCGGTGGAAAACTATCAGCTGCCCCCTGAAGCTCTTACCTCAACTGTGGTAAGTACTTAATTTTCTAAGTTACTTTATTGTGTGATTGAGGTAATGGTGCATCTTGTGCTGCTACAAGTATTTTTATGTAATCAAATGCACGAAATATGAACACTTTTGCTTAACATATGTTTGTGCCATCTGCCAAAAGATAGCACTGTCAAAATAacatgctaagtgtttgtaAACTTTTTCCTTACTGATAAACTCTCAAGTATCATGAAGTTTCTAATGTACAATGCTCTTCTCAACAGACAGACCAAACTCCTACCACAGTTATGAAGGCTGAAGACGTGATGAGCACGATGCTTGCCAAGGGCTTCATCTTAGGAAAGGATGCAATCACGAAGGCAAAAGCCTTCGATGAACGTCATAACTTGTCCTCAAATGCTTCTTCCACTGTTGCTTCCATTGATCGTAAGATTGGTCTAAGTGATAAATTAAGCATTGGAACAGCTATTGTAAATGAAAAGATGAGAGATCTGGACGAAAGATATCGCGTCTCTGAAAAGACAAAGTCTGCTTATGCTGTTGCTGAGCAAAAGGCTAGTGTTGCTGGATCTGCTATCATGAGCAACCATTATGTATTAACTGGAGCTTCATGGTTCTCAAGTGCCTTTTCTGCTATAGCCAAGGCAGCAGAGGATGTTAGCACAAAGACCAAAGAGAAGGTTGAGCAAGCCGAGGTGCAAAAGAAAGAAGCCATTATCAATGAAAGGAAAGGAACTGTTGATGAATTTGCAAAGATGCACTTGGAGTCGGATGCTGGCCCTGCAATAGTTCCTGTTAATTCTGGTGATGACAGTAAGCACAGGGTTCTATAATATGAGCTGATTCACAATGCCTTACCTTCACACGAGTCACACGACCACAGTTGGATTGATCTAGCACAGTTATATATTGTCAGTCTTCAATGCAAGTCTGTTGTATGATGATAAGTCTTGTTGATTGTTTTTATTGATGTAAAGGCTTATCTGATAGATGTCATTCTTAAATATGATCGATATTCATAATAAATGATTAAGTGTTACTATCTTTGGATTGTTTCTCAATTCATTTCTCCTCTGTGATTTTGGTGAGGGTTTAATGTAAACATTATCATCACTTCATCAATATAATTCTTCTCAGAACGTTAGCATTTTACGAAGACAGATAGTTTTACTTTTAGTGTGTATCTTActgttctctttttccttttaatccCAGGAGAGAAAAGGACGGATAATGTATATCACACATTTGACTGTCTTAAATACATTGGGCAGGTTTTAAGTCAAATTACATGTTCCTATTGGCAGCTGGTGATATCTTAAACAATGGAAGAAATTCACTTTGATGTTCCTCTCTTCATTTACCTCATTTTGGAGACAGTAGTGCTTTACTGGAATTACTGCAGTGTAATTAAAATTCAAGTGAACATATAAAATATTGCAAAGGAAACGGCAAAAAAGTCAATCTTCTCTTATAAAAAAAGAATGGTCCAGTGGTTCATTGGTTCTataatgcaaggagataaacTTCTGTATAACTGTAATATATCTTTTAAGCCATCAATAGTTAGGAGCAGGGTATTCTCTCCCGTTGCTAGGTTTTCACAGcttaaaaaaaatgtgtgtATGATTTGTCATTACACCTATTAGCACTTTTGAACAATCAATATAGTTACATGGGAAAAATAATGGAGTTCCCTTCCTCTCAGGTAGGGATAcaaatgaatttatttaatactGATTAAGAATCAACCCGGTATCTGAATGCCATTTTTCTTCAGATGGGTAGGGAACAATCGTAAAAAACTGAATTGTTCAGCAGATGTTGCTCCATGCCAGTTAGAATGTTGTCATAGATAGCGTATTAACCACTGTAGGCTCTGTAGAGAAGTGAAGATAACACTAAGTTTCTTGTTAAGGACATCAAGGAATACCAAAAAATCAACAATAGGAGAAATCAA harbors:
- the LOC107471998 gene encoding disease resistance protein RPV1-like; protein product: MATTATNNTDENYDVFLSFGGDTRYNFSSHLLGAIKRQHVNAYVDFNLERGSEISSALVSAIRKAPVAVVILTDHTASSKWCLDEATEIMECKRTRNQIVLPIFYHLDPSDVRNQSGCYGVAFEEHMKKKDCIEKVPTWREALKQMANLSGWHCLANMNEYELVENIAEDVRKIVHSNCLNVNRAKDEFERQKDMLRQLYKKNQITSDQTLHVWEMAKIANLTKDIGKASKLSEEIKKVIEEGKTSRKVIVN
- the LOC107472042 gene encoding binding partner of ACD11 1, which translates into the protein MSAPVDHTNEKVEAVPSSTSPHNWSPHFSNVRTVKVSNISLTTSTKDIGEFFSFSGEIQYIEMQRENDHTQVAYVTFMETQGAETAVLLTGSKIGDLYVTITPVENYQLPPEALTSTVTDQTPTTVMKAEDVMSTMLAKGFILGKDAITKAKAFDERHNLSSNASSTVASIDRKIGLSDKLSIGTAIVNEKMRDLDERYRVSEKTKSAYAVAEQKASVAGSAIMSNHYVLTGASWFSSAFSAIAKAAEDVSTKTKEKVEQAEVQKKEAIINERKGTVDEFAKMHLESDAGPAIVPVNSGDDSKHRVL